The region CGCGGCCGATCGTCGGCCGACGCGCCGCGGCGGCGTCATCGATACGCACGCGCCCCGGAGTGGACGAAGACGGCTGGTATTGGATCGAGGCGTCCGTGCGCAGGTCGATGCGCGTCGACGAGAGTCTGTTTCTCGATCTGCTCACGGACGTTTCCGACTATGAGTTTTGATAACCCGCTCGATCCGGTCTATCGGTCATTTTCCATAGCGAGCGACTGTTTCAGGGTCGTTGCGCGAACGGTCCAAATGCAGCACGAGGAACTCATCGGACGCACGCACTTCGCCAGGGTGGCGCCGGAGGAGGCCAGTCCCGCCCTCGAAGGCGCAGCAAGACAAGCGGCCGACCTCGCCGTCCTGGCGCTGTTCGCTTCCTTCGAGCGGTTCGTCATCGCGCATCTGCAAGCGGCAAGCCATCTGCTCGCGGCAGGATACCCGCAGCAGTACGCCACCAGGCTGGCGGATAAATTCACGGATGAGGTCGAGTACTGGCGCTTCGGCGAGATCCTCAATCTTTTCAAGGCGGAGGTCGATCCTCACCTCATCGGCCAAGTGAAGCAAATCAAGCGCTATCGTGATCGCATTGCGCACAGCAACCCAGGCAAGCCAAGCGCGACGCAGGTCACGCCCGAGAAGACATTCGATATCCTGACCATGATGATCGAACGGATTCGACAGGCCCACGTACCGCCCGCCGGCAACGGGATGGGCGAGGCTCGCGCACCGGAATCCGCTCGATAAGCGCGAGGCGCTGATTGCGGCCTGCTTCCCGCACTCTGCAGCGCATCGCCGCCGAGCCGCCCCACCGTCAAGACTCAAAAAAGAAGCGGCTTGCGTTCCCGCAAGCCGCTTCCTCACCTCATGCCTCACAGGGCCGGACACGTCCGGCCTGGTCGATCACGCCGGCTGCGCCGCCGCCCCGCTGCCGTCCGTCGACGGCAACCGCGCCGCCAACTGCTGCGCATACCGCTGCGCCGCCTGCCCGCAGACGATGTGGAACGTATCGACCGACACCCACGCGACATCGAGCGCCGCCAGCCGCTGCCGGTCCACCGCCGACGGATCGCGCACGACCACGCGCAGACGCGTCGTCGCCACCGCATCGAGCGCCGCGACGTTGGTCGCGCCGCCGAACACCGCGAGCCAGCGCGCCGGCTCCGGATCGAGCGGCCCCGCATCGCCCGCCGCGACCGGCGCGGCAGCCGCCGCCGATGCCGTCGCCGCCGCACCCGAGCCGATCTCGCTGCGGATCTCGTCCGCGATCAGATCCGCTTCCGGCCCGATGATCACCTGCACGCTGCTGCCGCCGCGCTTGAGCACGCCGCGCGCGCCGATCGTCTTCAGATCCGCCTCGGACACCTTCTCCGGATCGACCACCGACAAACGCAGCCGCGTCGTGCATGCATCGACGACCGACAGGTTCGCCGCGCCGCCCAGCGCCGCGATGTAGTGCTGCGCGCGCGACACCGCGGCGCCCGCCGTCGGCGACACGAAGCCGCCGCTGCCGAACGAGGCCGCCTGCGCCTGTTCCGCGCCCGGCTCGCGGCCCGGGGTCGCCATGTTGAAGGTGCGGATGAAGAAGCGGAACAGCCCGTAGTACGCGACCGCATAGGCCACGCCGAGCGGAATCGCGATCCAGCCCTTCGTCGACAGGCCGTAGTTGAGCACATAGTCGATCGCGCCCGCCGAGAACGTGAAGCCGAGCTTCACGCCAAGCAGTTGGCAGATCGCGAGCGAAAGCCCCGTCAGCAGCGCATGGATCACGTACAGCACCGGCGCGAGGAACATGAAGCTGAATTCGATCGGCTCGGTCACGCCGGTCAGGAACGAGGTCAGCGCCATCGAGAACAGCAGGCCGCCGACCACCGCGCGGCGCTCCTTCGGCGCTTCATGGAACATCGCGAGACAGGCGGCCGGCAGGCCGAACATCATGATCGGGAAGAACCCGGCCATGAAGCCGCCCGCGGTCGGATCGCCCGCGAAGAAGCGATGCAGGTCGCCCGTCACCGCCGCGCCGCCCGCCGGCGTGAAGGTGCCGAACACGAACCAGGCGAGCGAGTTGATGATGTGGTGCAGGCCCGTGACGAGCAGCAGACGGTTCAGGAACCCGAACACGAAGGTGCCGATCGCGCCCGCGGTCGTGAGCCACTGGCCGGCCGCGTCGATCGCGTGCTGCACCGGCTGCCACACGTAGCCGAACACGATCCCGAGCACCACGCACACGAGCCCCGTGATGATCGGCACGAAGCGTTTGCCGCCGAAGAACGCGAGGTAGTCCGGCAGCTTGATGTCCTTGTAGCGGTTGTACAGCAGCCCCGCCGTGACCCCCGCGATGATCCCGGACAGCACGCCCATGTTCAGCTTCGGGTCGATGTCCTTCATGATCGCGACTTCGATCAGATAGCCGATCGCGCCCGCGAGCGCGGCCACGCCGTTGTTGTCCTTCGCGAAGCCGACCGCCACGCCGATCGCGAACAGGAGCGGCAGGTTGTCGAAGATCGCGCCGCCGGCGTCGGCGATCATCTTGATGTTGAACACATCCGGCTGGCCCAGGCGCAGCAGGATGCCGGCGACCGGCAGCACCGCGATCGGCAGCATCAGCGCCCTGCCCAGGCTCTGTATTTTCAGAAACGGGTTCCCGTCCATTCAGTCCTCCAATCCTTATGTCTCGTCGTTGATTTAATAGCTCTGTTGCCTGCAGCGGATGCGATTTCGTCGAACGCCGGTTCAGTCCAGCGGCCAGATTTCGCGGCTTGCAGCCCTTACCGCCTGTGCCGATTCCAGCGCGAGCGCGTCCTGCGCGCGTTGTCGGCACAGTTGATAATCGAGACGGCGCACACGCGCCTTGATGCCCGGCACCGACACCGGGTCCACCGACAATTCCGTGACGCCGAGGCCGACCAGCAGCGGCACCGCCACCGGATCGCCGCCCAGCGCGCCGCACACGCCCACCCACTTGCCGTGTTTCTCCGCGCCGCGCACGGTCGCGTCGATCAGGCGCAGCACGGCCGGATGCAGGCCGTCCGCGAGCGCGGCGAGATCCGCCTGGCAGCGGTCCATCGCGAGCGTGTACTGGGTCAGATCGTTGGTGCCGATCGACAGGAAGTCCGCGTGCGCCGCCAGCTGATCCGCGAGCAGCGCGGCCGACGGCACTTCGATCATCACGCCCACCTCGATCGGATCGGTGCGGCCGAGCGCGCGCGCGAATTCGTCGATGCGCGTGCGGATCCGCACCAGCTCGCCCACGTCGGTCACCATCGGCAGCAGGATCCGCACCGCGCCGAACGGCTTCACCGAGAGCAGGCCCTGCAACTGATCGTCGAGCAGGTCCGGCCGGACCTGCGCGAGCCGGATCCCGCGCAGGCCGAGCGCCGGATTCGGCTCGGGCGGCAGCGTCAGGTAATCGACTTCCTTGTCCGCGCCGACGTCGAGCGTGCGGATGATCGCGGTGCGGCCCTGCAGCGCGTCGACGATCGACTGGTAGCTCTGCTGATGCTCGCTCGTGGTCGGCGCAGCCTGGCGATGAATGAACATCAGCTCGGTGCGCAGCAGGCCGACCGAGTCGGCGCCGTTGTCGACCGCCACGTTCGCGTCGTCGAGCGTCGCGATGTTCGCGGCCACCTCGATGGTGCGGCCGTCATGCGTGACGGCGGCTTCGCGCGAGGTGCGGCGATTCACCTCGCGCACGCCCGCGAGTCGCCGGCGTTCGGTGCGCGCGCGCTCGACGTCGAGCGCCGTCGGCGCGTGTTCGAGCCGGCCCGCGCTCGCGTCGACCACCACCTGCGTGCCTTCCGGAATCGCGTGCAGCGCGTCGCCCACGGCCACCAGCGCGGGAATGCCGAGCTGGCGCGCGATGATCGCCGCATGCGAGGTCGCGCCGCCGCGCGCCATCACGAGTGCGGTCACGCGTTCGCGATCGAGCGTCGACAAGTCCGAGGGCGTGAATTCCTCCGCCGCCAACACGGCCTCGTCGGGCAGTTGGCGCGCGGTCGTGTTCGCATAGCCGAGTGCGCGCAGCACGCGCTTGTCGATGTCGCGCAGGTCGGCCGCGCGTTCGGCGAGCAGCGCGTCGTCGACGTTCGACAGGATCGCGATCTGCGCGCGGATCGTCTCGCGCCAGGCGTGGCCCGCGCTCTTGCCGAGGCTGATCAGGTCGCGCGCGGCGTCGATCAGCGTCGGGTCTTCGAGCAACACGCGGTGCACGGCGAAGATCCCGGCCTCGCCCACCGCGCCGCGTTGCGACGCGCTGCGCACCGTTTCGTCGAGCTCCGCGTCGACGTCGGCCAGCGCCTTGTCGAGCAGGCGACTCTCGGCGGCGGACGTGCCGCTCGCCCGCTCGGGCGGCGTCGGGTCGGCGTCGTCCCAGCGCACCAGCGCGCCCACCGCGATGCCGGGCGCCGCGCATACGCCCGCGAGCGTGTTCGGATCGAGCGGCACGCCGGCGCCGCGCGCGACGGCAGGCGCTTGGGCGAAACCGGCGGCGCGCGCCGGCTTCTCCTCGACCTCGCCGTGCGCCTCGCGCAGCAGTTCGACGGCGACCGCATCGACCGCGCGCGCGGCCTGCGGGCCGCTGCCGACCAGCTCGATGGTCGCGTGCTCGCCGGCACCGAGGCCGAGCAGGCCGACGACGCTCTCGATCGCCGCGCGGCGGCCTTCGAAATACACCTCGACCTTCGCGTCGAGGCCGCGCGCGGCTTCGCGCGCACGCGCGGCGGGCCGCGCATGCAGGCCGCCCGGCTGGCTCAGCGTGAGCGCGCGGCGCACCTCGGTCGAGGTCGAAGTCTCGGTCGCGGCGGGCGCGGCCTCGACGGGCTGCGCCGGCGCCGCGCCCTGCGCGCGCAAGGTGAGGAGCGTGGTTTCGCCCGCCGTCACGAGGCCGCCGCCCACGCGCCCGACGACCGCGAACGCATCCGAGTTGGCGACCGCGATCACCGACACGAGGCTGTGCGCTGCGCGCGCGACCGCGTCCTGGTCGAATTCGATCAGGAGGTCGCCCGTGCGCACCTGCGCGCCCTGCTCGACCTTCGCGGTGAACCCGCTGCCGGCCAGCTCGACGGTGTCGATGCCGATATGCAGCAGGATCTCCGCGCCCTGCTGCGTCGTGATCGTCACCGCGTGGCCGGTGCGCGCGAGATGCGACACCACGCCGTCGCACGGCGCGACGAGCCGGCCGTCGAGCGGATCGATGCCGATGCCGTCCCCGAACATGCCGCCCGAAAACACCGGATCGGGCACCTCGGCCAACGGGACGACCGGGCCCGTCAAGGGCGCCAGCAGGACAATCTGGTCGTGGGATGCATTCTTCAACAGGGACTCCTCGGCACGTCTCATCGCTTATCTCGGCTGGTCAATGCGTTTCGGTGACTTTGTTCAGGTGGCGCGGCGTGTCCGGATTGCGGCCGCGCGCGACGGCGAGATCCGCAGCCATCACGTAGAACGAAAGAATGGCGGCGATCGGATCGAGCGCCGGGTGGGCGGACTGCGCAAGCGGCAGCGTGGCGTCGGGCGTGCCGGCGGGCGCGGCGAGCAGCACCCGCGCGCCGCGCGCGCGCATGTCGCGCGCGAGCTGCAGGAGGCCTTCCTGTTCCGGCCCGGGCGGCGCGAACACGAGCAGCGGATAGTCGCGGTCGATCAGCTCCATCGGCCCGTGCCGCACTTCCGCGCTCGAGAATGCCTCGGCCTGGATGCCCGAGGT is a window of Burkholderia sp. FERM BP-3421 DNA encoding:
- the nagE gene encoding N-acetylglucosamine-specific PTS transporter subunit IIBC; the encoded protein is MDGNPFLKIQSLGRALMLPIAVLPVAGILLRLGQPDVFNIKMIADAGGAIFDNLPLLFAIGVAVGFAKDNNGVAALAGAIGYLIEVAIMKDIDPKLNMGVLSGIIAGVTAGLLYNRYKDIKLPDYLAFFGGKRFVPIITGLVCVVLGIVFGYVWQPVQHAIDAAGQWLTTAGAIGTFVFGFLNRLLLVTGLHHIINSLAWFVFGTFTPAGGAAVTGDLHRFFAGDPTAGGFMAGFFPIMMFGLPAACLAMFHEAPKERRAVVGGLLFSMALTSFLTGVTEPIEFSFMFLAPVLYVIHALLTGLSLAICQLLGVKLGFTFSAGAIDYVLNYGLSTKGWIAIPLGVAYAVAYYGLFRFFIRTFNMATPGREPGAEQAQAASFGSGGFVSPTAGAAVSRAQHYIAALGGAANLSVVDACTTRLRLSVVDPEKVSEADLKTIGARGVLKRGGSSVQVIIGPEADLIADEIRSEIGSGAAATASAAAAAPVAAGDAGPLDPEPARWLAVFGGATNVAALDAVATTRLRVVVRDPSAVDRQRLAALDVAWVSVDTFHIVCGQAAQRYAQQLAARLPSTDGSGAAAQPA
- the ptsP gene encoding phosphoenolpyruvate--protein phosphotransferase, with the protein product MRRAEESLLKNASHDQIVLLAPLTGPVVPLAEVPDPVFSGGMFGDGIGIDPLDGRLVAPCDGVVSHLARTGHAVTITTQQGAEILLHIGIDTVELAGSGFTAKVEQGAQVRTGDLLIEFDQDAVARAAHSLVSVIAVANSDAFAVVGRVGGGLVTAGETTLLTLRAQGAAPAQPVEAAPAATETSTSTEVRRALTLSQPGGLHARPAARAREAARGLDAKVEVYFEGRRAAIESVVGLLGLGAGEHATIELVGSGPQAARAVDAVAVELLREAHGEVEEKPARAAGFAQAPAVARGAGVPLDPNTLAGVCAAPGIAVGALVRWDDADPTPPERASGTSAAESRLLDKALADVDAELDETVRSASQRGAVGEAGIFAVHRVLLEDPTLIDAARDLISLGKSAGHAWRETIRAQIAILSNVDDALLAERAADLRDIDKRVLRALGYANTTARQLPDEAVLAAEEFTPSDLSTLDRERVTALVMARGGATSHAAIIARQLGIPALVAVGDALHAIPEGTQVVVDASAGRLEHAPTALDVERARTERRRLAGVREVNRRTSREAAVTHDGRTIEVAANIATLDDANVAVDNGADSVGLLRTELMFIHRQAAPTTSEHQQSYQSIVDALQGRTAIIRTLDVGADKEVDYLTLPPEPNPALGLRGIRLAQVRPDLLDDQLQGLLSVKPFGAVRILLPMVTDVGELVRIRTRIDEFARALGRTDPIEVGVMIEVPSAALLADQLAAHADFLSIGTNDLTQYTLAMDRCQADLAALADGLHPAVLRLIDATVRGAEKHGKWVGVCGALGGDPVAVPLLVGLGVTELSVDPVSVPGIKARVRRLDYQLCRQRAQDALALESAQAVRAASREIWPLD